The Streptococcus pantholopis genome has a segment encoding these proteins:
- a CDS encoding TIGR02206 family membrane protein, which produces MLKDFLTIQATEPPSISLIVYLIMMGALLALVYLSVKWHDRPHFVRLFKRIQLLQLLSLYLWYSICLIPISNSLPLYHCRLAMLAILFLPDNLSIKQYFALMGFSGAIFALIYPVLDPYNFPHITGVSFIIGHYALLVNSLNYLLNHYRIKKLSFGKITGYTFILNLFLVGVNHVTGGNYGILRNTPIIDNSRIWFNYLVVSLVLSLSLVLFALYFNHKKSPEKATSDIK; this is translated from the coding sequence ATGTTAAAGGATTTTTTGACAATTCAGGCAACTGAGCCACCCTCAATATCACTGATTGTCTACCTTATCATGATGGGAGCTTTGCTGGCCTTAGTTTATCTTTCTGTCAAATGGCATGACAGACCGCATTTTGTCCGTTTATTCAAAAGGATTCAGCTGCTGCAGCTCCTTTCCCTTTATCTTTGGTACAGTATCTGCCTGATTCCTATTTCAAATAGCCTGCCGCTTTATCACTGCCGTTTGGCGATGCTGGCTATTTTGTTTTTACCGGATAATTTATCAATTAAGCAGTATTTTGCTTTAATGGGCTTTAGCGGAGCTATTTTTGCTTTGATTTATCCTGTGCTGGATCCTTACAATTTTCCGCATATTACTGGTGTCTCTTTCATTATCGGCCATTATGCTCTTTTGGTGAACAGTCTTAATTATCTGCTGAATCATTACCGGATAAAGAAACTGTCTTTTGGTAAAATTACAGGTTATACTTTTATCTTAAATCTTTTTTTAGTAGGCGTTAATCATGTGACAGGCGGGAACTATGGGATTCTTCGGAATACCCCGATTATTGATAACAGCCGCATTTGGTTTAATTATTTAGTGGTATCTCTTGTTTTAAGCCTGAGTTTGGTGCTTTTTGCCCTTTATTTTAATCATAAAAAAAGTCCCGAAAAAGCCACTTCCGATATAAAATAA
- a CDS encoding UDP-N-acetylmuramoyl-tripeptide--D-alanyl-D-alanine ligase, with protein MKLSLHELARVVGGKNTVSDFADLPLHHVEFDSRKVTKGDLFLPLKGQRDGHDFIDAAFAKGAAATLSEKPVDNVPYILVDDVLVALQRLAKYYLEKQRVDVIAVTGSNGKTTTKDMIAAILSTTYKTYKTQGNYNNEIGLPYTVLHMPDDTEKIVLEMGQDHLGDIHLLSEIAKPRIAVVTLIGEAHLEFFGTREKIAQGKMQIADGMDSDGILILPADPILDAFLPENQTVIRFGSGQEIGVENIVEQKDRLTFTTNLLTDSVTLPLSGKYNATNAVISAYVGKLLAVSDADILSALSEISLTGNRTEWKKAKNGADILSDVYNANPTAMRLILETFSAIPNNTGGKKIAVLADMKELGEHSVQMHTSIVTRLLPDVLDTVIFYGEDIAELAQLASQMFPPGKVYYFKKNEQEDQFNEMMAAINNLLQPRDQILFKGSNSMQLEKAVTELQK; from the coding sequence ATGAAATTGAGTCTACATGAGCTTGCCAGAGTTGTCGGTGGCAAAAACACCGTTTCCGATTTTGCTGACCTCCCCCTCCATCATGTTGAATTTGACAGCCGTAAAGTAACAAAGGGTGACTTGTTTCTGCCCTTAAAAGGTCAGCGTGACGGACATGATTTTATTGATGCTGCTTTTGCCAAGGGAGCGGCAGCAACACTGTCAGAAAAGCCAGTTGACAATGTCCCTTATATCCTAGTTGATGATGTCTTAGTAGCTTTGCAGAGACTGGCTAAATATTATCTTGAAAAACAGCGGGTCGATGTTATTGCTGTAACAGGCTCTAATGGCAAAACAACCACAAAAGATATGATTGCTGCTATCCTGTCAACAACCTACAAAACTTATAAAACGCAAGGGAACTACAATAACGAAATCGGCTTGCCCTATACAGTCCTGCATATGCCAGACGATACAGAAAAAATTGTTTTAGAAATGGGACAGGACCATCTGGGAGATATTCATCTTTTGTCAGAGATTGCTAAACCTCGAATTGCTGTGGTAACACTTATTGGTGAGGCACATTTGGAATTTTTTGGCACACGTGAAAAAATTGCTCAAGGGAAGATGCAGATCGCAGATGGTATGGATTCCGACGGGATACTAATCCTTCCGGCTGACCCGATTCTTGATGCCTTTTTACCAGAAAATCAGACAGTTATCCGTTTTGGTTCTGGGCAGGAGATCGGAGTGGAGAATATTGTCGAGCAAAAAGATAGGCTAACTTTTACAACTAATCTCCTGACCGATTCTGTTACTCTGCCTTTATCAGGTAAATACAATGCAACTAATGCTGTTATCAGTGCCTATGTTGGCAAGTTATTAGCGGTATCTGATGCCGATATTCTTTCAGCCTTAAGTGAAATCAGTCTGACAGGCAATCGGACGGAATGGAAAAAAGCTAAGAACGGTGCCGATATTCTTTCAGATGTTTATAATGCTAATCCTACAGCTATGCGACTAATTTTGGAAACTTTTTCAGCTATCCCCAATAACACTGGCGGTAAGAAAATAGCTGTTTTAGCTGATATGAAAGAGCTGGGAGAGCATTCTGTTCAAATGCATACCAGTATTGTGACCCGACTGCTGCCGGACGTTTTAGACACCGTTATTTTTTATGGTGAAGATATTGCCGAGTTGGCTCAATTGGCCAGTCAGATGTTTCCGCCCGGAAAGGTTTATTATTTTAAGAAAAACGAGCAAGAGGATCAGTTCAATGAAATGATGGCCGCAATCAACAATCTCCTGCAGCCTCGCGATCAAATTTTATTTAAGGGCAGCAATTCTATGCAGTTAGAGAAAGCAGTGACAGAACTGCAAAAATGA
- a CDS encoding D-alanine--D-alanine ligase yields MSKQTLILLYGGRSAEREVSVLSAESIIRAVDYHQFLVKTYFITQSGDFIQTQIFSETPGPDEKLMTNETVIPAQKVAPSAIYQTDAVVFPVLHGPMGEDGSVQGFLEVLRLPYVGTNVLTSAGAMDKIVTKQILESFGIPQVAYMAYFEGDDLEKAINQAEEKLSYPIFVKPANMGSSVGISRAANREELRQAIGLALKYDSRILIEQGVTAREIEVGLLGNRAIKTTLPGEVVKDVAFYDYEAKYIDNKISMAIPAQVDGRIAEKMRHYAAKAFRALGGCGLSRCDFFLTEDNQIYLNELNTMPGFTQWSMYPLLWENMGLNYTDLISELVRLAQEMFHKREDHLF; encoded by the coding sequence ATGTCTAAGCAAACTTTAATCCTGCTTTACGGCGGCCGCTCTGCAGAGCGTGAGGTCTCAGTACTTTCTGCTGAGAGCATTATACGTGCAGTTGATTATCATCAATTTTTGGTAAAAACTTACTTTATCACTCAGTCTGGTGACTTTATTCAGACACAGATATTTTCTGAGACGCCGGGACCTGATGAAAAACTAATGACCAATGAGACGGTTATTCCGGCACAAAAAGTGGCACCGAGTGCTATTTACCAAACTGATGCAGTTGTTTTTCCTGTTCTTCACGGGCCTATGGGTGAGGACGGTTCTGTTCAGGGATTTCTTGAAGTACTGCGGCTTCCTTATGTGGGGACAAATGTTCTGACATCAGCAGGAGCAATGGATAAAATCGTTACCAAACAAATTTTGGAAAGTTTCGGCATTCCTCAGGTTGCTTATATGGCTTATTTTGAAGGAGATGATCTGGAAAAAGCCATAAATCAAGCTGAAGAGAAGCTTTCCTACCCTATTTTTGTCAAACCGGCCAACATGGGTTCAAGTGTAGGGATTTCCCGTGCAGCAAACAGAGAGGAGCTCCGTCAGGCCATCGGCTTAGCTCTTAAATACGACAGCCGTATTTTAATTGAGCAGGGGGTGACCGCCCGTGAGATTGAAGTCGGACTTTTAGGAAATAGGGCAATCAAAACAACTCTGCCCGGCGAAGTGGTCAAGGATGTTGCTTTTTACGATTATGAAGCCAAGTATATTGACAATAAAATCAGCATGGCTATTCCAGCCCAAGTTGACGGGAGGATTGCAGAGAAGATGCGGCACTATGCGGCCAAGGCCTTCCGTGCGCTTGGAGGATGCGGGCTGTCACGCTGTGATTTCTTTTTAACAGAAGATAATCAGATTTACCTCAACGAACTAAATACAATGCCGGGCTTTACCCAATGGTCCATGTATCCCTTGCTGTGGGAAAATATGGGCTTGAATTATACGGATTTAATCAGTGAACTTGTCCGTCTGGCACAGGAAATGTTCCACAAAAGAGAAGATCACCTATTTTAA
- a CDS encoding GBS Bsp-like repeat-containing protein, which produces MEIKGHGTIKKSKAYGAIGTLLLSGVLLFAAGGGTVKADETVCHSDTAESVLATASVPADNSSTALSDAVIADSAENMETRSNAIESGPAADISENVSSESVDTGAAENLDDPISSVSDSQPSLPSEEAVYDESRESLDKEDAEPTDSGQGETAEEPALATETREKAATGAAASEITSIAIGDRGFDLQYNQAIAAGTEILFAVWSNVNGQDDLIWYTADKNGRATAKYTGTYGNYHIHTYQNANGRMIGLNAATVNLLQPNVSVAVTKVSKTAYKIRVTDAPAYITAILLPTWTSANGQDDLIWYKAAKAADGTYSATVSTAEHYLESGEYNVHVYGESAVTNSLSALTGTSFKNDYVYGDIAVSASLGQNGIDITMPSDVSKALTVYHAVWSAQNGQDDMVWYKVDSSGQTRAAYTGDYGTYHIHTYGLINGRMVGLNAINVDVARPNVSVQLDKVNETSVRVTVRDVPAYFTNITLPTWTSKNGQDDLKWYQAVKTGDGTYSLTFYAKDHKFESGHYNVHVYGQSQVTKSFVGLTATNGIDLSFSGELANPAVTVQNYDAAKGTLQVLVTETENSKSIASLAVAAWSQAGQQNIYWYTAEVINGRAVVTVDEKYHHNISGDYTVHAYVKTKDGETIGYDLRTYTLANKEASANVSTSYQGTGVYAVSISGVYSNGAVKYAVWSDASGQDDLVWYDAAVSGTNAGGVINVANHSGTGTYHLHVYQSDNGQMYFLTSTDFTVSRSTYTTPYYNQRDGRWGNTRYGYYTMASTGCVPTALAMVFTSLTGTEVLPTTVADYLYNQTVEFNRGGEGTTGRGILMASNQWGMTATVLSSSSALSAALQEGHQVVGAVQLNKFSPWGWGTSHELVLKGYSNGNTYVFDPYNAANNGWYPIASLWNEQSTQAGDINGLGRPFVKITDI; this is translated from the coding sequence ATGGAGATTAAAGGTCATGGGACAATAAAAAAATCGAAAGCTTATGGCGCTATTGGAACACTGCTTCTTTCAGGTGTGCTCTTATTTGCTGCGGGGGGCGGAACTGTAAAGGCTGATGAAACGGTCTGTCATTCAGATACTGCTGAAAGCGTCCTCGCAACTGCAAGTGTACCTGCTGACAATAGTAGTACGGCTCTTTCAGATGCTGTCATTGCTGACAGTGCTGAAAATATGGAAACTAGAAGCAATGCCATTGAGTCGGGACCAGCAGCTGACATTAGTGAAAATGTCAGTTCAGAAAGTGTTGATACAGGTGCTGCAGAAAATCTGGACGATCCTATATCATCTGTAAGTGATTCTCAGCCATCCCTGCCGTCAGAAGAAGCGGTTTATGATGAATCAAGGGAGTCTTTGGACAAAGAAGATGCTGAACCCACCGACAGTGGACAGGGAGAAACTGCAGAAGAGCCTGCTCTTGCTACTGAAACACGGGAGAAAGCTGCGACAGGAGCAGCTGCGTCAGAAATAACCAGTATTGCTATTGGCGACAGAGGGTTTGATCTGCAGTATAATCAGGCTATTGCAGCTGGGACCGAAATTCTGTTTGCTGTCTGGTCTAATGTCAACGGTCAGGATGATTTGATTTGGTATACTGCTGATAAAAATGGAAGGGCAACAGCAAAATACACTGGTACTTACGGAAACTATCATATCCATACTTATCAAAATGCAAATGGCCGGATGATTGGTTTGAACGCTGCCACTGTTAATCTTTTACAGCCTAATGTCAGTGTGGCGGTTACCAAAGTCAGTAAAACAGCCTATAAGATTAGGGTGACTGATGCTCCGGCTTATATAACCGCTATCCTGCTTCCTACCTGGACAAGCGCTAACGGTCAGGATGACCTGATTTGGTATAAGGCTGCTAAAGCTGCAGACGGGACTTATTCAGCTACTGTCAGTACAGCGGAACATTACCTCGAAAGCGGCGAATATAATGTTCATGTATACGGTGAAAGTGCTGTAACCAACAGCTTATCAGCTTTGACAGGAACAAGTTTCAAAAATGATTACGTTTATGGAGATATTGCTGTCAGCGCCAGCCTTGGCCAAAATGGTATCGATATTACCATGCCTAGTGATGTGAGCAAAGCTCTGACAGTCTACCATGCGGTCTGGTCTGCTCAAAATGGTCAGGACGATATGGTTTGGTATAAGGTTGACAGCTCTGGTCAAACAAGGGCAGCCTACACTGGTGATTACGGCACTTACCATATCCATACTTACGGGCTTATCAATGGGCGCATGGTTGGTTTGAATGCTATAAATGTTGATGTAGCCAGGCCTAATGTTTCGGTCCAGTTGGATAAGGTTAACGAAACGTCAGTCCGAGTGACAGTTCGTGATGTCCCGGCTTATTTTACCAACATTACCCTTCCTACTTGGACAAGTAAAAACGGTCAAGATGACCTTAAATGGTACCAAGCTGTTAAAACGGGTGACGGAACCTACAGTTTGACCTTCTATGCCAAAGATCATAAGTTTGAATCTGGGCATTATAATGTCCATGTTTATGGACAAAGCCAAGTGACCAAGTCTTTTGTCGGCTTAACAGCAACAAATGGCATTGATTTAAGCTTTTCAGGGGAACTCGCTAATCCCGCTGTCACTGTTCAAAATTATGATGCTGCAAAAGGGACCTTGCAGGTGCTGGTAACTGAAACAGAAAATTCAAAATCTATCGCCAGTCTTGCAGTAGCTGCTTGGTCTCAGGCGGGGCAGCAGAATATTTACTGGTATACTGCAGAGGTTATTAATGGCAGAGCAGTAGTTACGGTTGACGAAAAATACCATCACAATATTTCAGGCGATTATACAGTCCACGCTTATGTCAAAACCAAGGACGGCGAGACCATTGGCTATGATTTAAGAACATACACACTGGCAAATAAAGAAGCTTCAGCCAACGTTTCAACAAGTTATCAAGGGACAGGTGTTTATGCTGTTTCTATTTCAGGAGTTTATTCAAACGGAGCAGTCAAATATGCTGTCTGGTCAGATGCTAGCGGTCAAGACGATCTTGTCTGGTATGATGCTGCTGTTTCCGGAACCAATGCAGGCGGTGTCATAAATGTCGCCAATCATTCTGGCACAGGAACCTATCATCTCCATGTTTACCAATCTGATAACGGTCAGATGTACTTCCTGACCTCGACCGATTTTACAGTTAGCCGATCGACTTACACAACGCCTTACTATAACCAAAGAGACGGCCGCTGGGGCAATACACGCTATGGCTATTATACAATGGCATCGACAGGCTGTGTTCCGACAGCTTTAGCGATGGTTTTCACGTCATTGACAGGAACAGAAGTGCTGCCAACAACTGTTGCAGATTACCTTTACAATCAAACCGTTGAATTTAACCGAGGGGGCGAAGGGACAACCGGGCGAGGTATCCTGATGGCTTCGAATCAATGGGGGATGACTGCCACTGTTCTCAGTTCATCCTCTGCCCTATCTGCTGCCCTGCAGGAAGGTCATCAGGTTGTAGGGGCTGTCCAGCTGAATAAATTTTCGCCATGGGGCTGGGGAACCAGCCATGAGCTTGTCTTAAAAGGCTACTCAAACGGCAATACTTATGTATTTGATCCTTATAATGCTGCTAATAACGGCTGGTATCCGATTGCTTCGCTCTGGAATGAACAAAGCACACAAGCCGGCGATATCAACGGCTTGGGCAGACCATTTGTTAAAATAACTGATATTTAA
- the recR gene encoding recombination mediator RecR gives MLYPTPIAKLIESFTKLPGIGIKTATRLAFYTVGMNDEDVNDFAKNLLSAKRELTYCSVCGNLTDDDPCSICSDETRDKTVVLVVEDAKDVSAMEKIQEYHGLYHVLHGLISPMNGVGPDDINLKGLITRLQEDSGISEVIIATNATADGEATSMYLSRLLKPAGIKVTRLARGLAVGSDIEYADEMTLLRAIENRTEI, from the coding sequence ATGCTTTATCCCACTCCTATTGCTAAATTGATTGAAAGTTTTACTAAACTCCCTGGGATCGGGATTAAAACAGCGACCCGCTTGGCCTTTTATACTGTGGGTATGAATGATGAAGATGTTAACGATTTTGCTAAAAATCTTTTGTCCGCTAAGCGTGAACTGACCTACTGCTCTGTCTGCGGTAATTTAACAGATGATGACCCTTGCAGTATTTGCAGCGATGAAACGCGGGATAAAACAGTGGTTTTAGTTGTTGAAGACGCAAAAGACGTCTCTGCTATGGAGAAAATTCAGGAGTATCATGGTCTTTATCATGTGCTTCACGGGCTGATTTCCCCCATGAATGGTGTCGGGCCGGATGATATCAATTTAAAAGGTCTCATTACCCGTCTGCAGGAGGACAGCGGGATTTCTGAGGTGATTATTGCTACCAATGCGACAGCTGATGGTGAAGCAACCTCAATGTACCTTTCCCGCCTGCTGAAACCTGCTGGTATTAAAGTGACGCGACTGGCCAGAGGTCTTGCTGTAGGCTCAGATATTGAGTATGCAGATGAAATGACTTTGCTTCGGGCAATTGAAAACCGAACAGAAATATAA
- the pbp2b gene encoding penicillin-binding protein PBP2B → MRLVKNNFKLKLHIVKRPASIPRRVNLLFGIIVLLFTIIIFRLAQMQIINKDFYTAKLTATTTYTVKTSSPRGSIYDATGRPLVENEVKEVVAFTRSNTVTAADIKALAQELANYVTLTQTNVSERAKKDYYLADRQTYQEVVDSLPDKKKNDNFGNSLTESEIYANAVDAVTDEQINYSEDELKIIYIFNQMNSASTFYTVNLKTDDLTEEQVAYLTANQTNLPGITVTTDWTRRSIDTSLSDILGTVSSEETGLPEEEADAYLEKGYSLNDRVGTSYLEKQYEDDLQGKRTVRTIKVDKDGEILSDDITAEGTDGDNLKLTINLDFQEGVESILQQYFNSQLASGLAAYSDGMYAVALEPKTGKVLALAGLSHEAGSSTVEANNIGAINSVFTPGSVVKGATLSSGWENEVLSGNEVLYDQQIGSIRSWFTRGFTPISAAQALEYSSNTYMVQVALRLMGQEYTSADAMTTKGYKEAMAKLRATYAQYGMGTSTGLDLPESEGYLPDDFEMGNVLNEAFGQYDSYTTIQLAQYAATVANDGKRMAAHIVEGVYHNNESGDLGELIRTIESETLDTVGISSEEMAIIQQGFYNVVNSYSAYATGTDMASGITTISGKTGTAETSVTDSSGRSISTVNLNVVAYDADRSIAVAVVYPHVLDDSVNAHKYAARDIINLYVSSYASSETDETDESSDETNQTE, encoded by the coding sequence ATGAGACTAGTGAAGAACAATTTTAAATTAAAACTTCATATTGTTAAACGTCCGGCAAGTATTCCGCGCCGGGTCAATCTTTTATTTGGAATTATCGTTTTGCTGTTTACCATTATTATTTTTCGTTTGGCCCAGATGCAAATTATCAATAAAGACTTCTATACAGCCAAACTGACAGCCACAACAACCTATACCGTCAAGACATCCAGTCCCCGCGGGTCGATTTATGATGCGACGGGAAGGCCTCTGGTTGAAAATGAAGTTAAAGAAGTTGTAGCCTTTACCCGCAGCAATACGGTTACTGCTGCTGATATTAAAGCTTTAGCTCAGGAATTGGCTAATTATGTTACTCTGACTCAGACTAATGTCTCTGAGCGGGCCAAGAAGGATTATTATTTAGCTGACAGGCAGACTTACCAAGAAGTTGTGGACAGCCTGCCTGACAAGAAGAAAAATGATAATTTCGGCAACAGTCTTACGGAATCGGAAATTTATGCCAATGCTGTTGATGCTGTCACAGACGAGCAGATAAATTACTCAGAAGATGAGCTGAAAATCATTTATATTTTTAACCAAATGAATTCTGCTTCCACTTTCTATACAGTCAACTTAAAAACAGATGATTTGACAGAGGAGCAGGTTGCTTATCTGACGGCTAATCAGACCAATTTGCCGGGGATTACTGTCACAACAGACTGGACACGAAGGAGTATTGACACATCATTATCTGATATTTTAGGAACGGTTTCCTCTGAGGAAACCGGTCTCCCGGAAGAGGAAGCTGATGCTTATCTGGAAAAAGGCTATTCTTTAAATGACCGGGTTGGTACCTCCTATCTGGAAAAACAATATGAAGATGATCTGCAAGGGAAGCGAACTGTCCGAACAATTAAGGTGGATAAGGACGGTGAGATTCTAAGTGACGATATTACCGCTGAAGGAACTGATGGTGATAATTTGAAACTGACCATTAATTTGGATTTTCAGGAAGGTGTGGAGAGCATCCTGCAGCAGTACTTTAACAGTCAGCTGGCATCAGGCCTTGCGGCTTATTCGGATGGTATGTATGCTGTTGCTTTAGAGCCTAAAACCGGAAAGGTTTTGGCCTTGGCCGGACTTTCGCATGAAGCAGGCTCCAGTACAGTTGAAGCTAATAATATTGGAGCGATTAACAGTGTTTTCACGCCGGGTTCTGTCGTCAAAGGGGCTACTTTGTCATCGGGCTGGGAAAATGAGGTACTCTCCGGCAATGAGGTGCTTTATGACCAGCAGATCGGCAGTATCAGATCATGGTTTACCCGAGGTTTTACGCCGATCAGTGCAGCTCAGGCCTTAGAATATTCATCTAATACTTATATGGTTCAGGTTGCTTTGCGGCTGATGGGACAAGAATACACAAGTGCTGATGCGATGACGACCAAAGGCTATAAAGAAGCGATGGCAAAGCTGAGAGCGACTTATGCCCAGTACGGAATGGGAACAAGCACAGGTCTTGATTTGCCGGAATCTGAAGGCTATCTGCCGGATGATTTTGAAATGGGAAATGTTCTCAATGAAGCTTTTGGCCAGTATGATTCTTATACGACCATTCAGCTGGCTCAGTATGCAGCAACGGTGGCCAATGATGGAAAACGGATGGCTGCTCATATTGTGGAGGGTGTCTATCATAATAATGAATCCGGTGACTTAGGTGAGCTGATCCGGACCATTGAAAGTGAAACATTGGACACCGTTGGGATTTCTTCTGAAGAGATGGCAATTATCCAGCAGGGTTTTTACAATGTTGTTAACAGCTACAGTGCTTACGCGACAGGAACCGATATGGCAAGCGGAATTACCACTATCAGTGGAAAGACTGGTACAGCTGAAACTTCTGTAACAGATTCCTCAGGCAGAAGCATCTCTACGGTTAACCTTAATGTTGTTGCCTACGATGCTGACAGAAGCATTGCTGTGGCTGTGGTTTATCCCCATGTTTTGGATGACAGTGTTAATGCCCATAAATATGCAGCAAGAGATATCATCAATCTCTATGTCTCTTCCTATGCTTCCAGTGAAACCGATGAAACTGATGAGTCTTCTGATGAAACAAACCAGACTGAATAA
- a CDS encoding phosphoglycerate mutase, whose amino-acid sequence MVKLVFARHGESEWNKANLFTGWADVDLSEKGTQQAIDAGKLIKEAGIEFDLAFTSVLTRAIKTTNLALEYSDQLWVPVEKSWRLNERHYGGLTGKNKAEAAAQFGDEQVHIWRRSYDVLPPAMAKDDQYSAHTDRRYANLDDTVVPDAENLKVTLERALPFWEDKIAPALKDGKNVFIGAHGNSIRALVKHIKQLSDDDIMGVEIPNFPPLVFEFDKDLNVTAEYYLGQE is encoded by the coding sequence ATGGTAAAATTAGTATTTGCACGTCACGGTGAGTCAGAATGGAATAAGGCTAATCTTTTTACTGGCTGGGCCGATGTTGATTTATCAGAAAAAGGCACACAGCAGGCCATCGATGCCGGCAAATTGATCAAGGAGGCTGGTATTGAATTTGATTTGGCTTTTACTTCAGTGCTGACTCGTGCTATCAAGACAACTAATTTAGCTCTTGAATATTCAGATCAGCTTTGGGTACCTGTAGAAAAATCATGGCGCCTGAATGAGCGGCATTATGGCGGCTTGACTGGCAAAAATAAGGCAGAAGCTGCAGCGCAGTTTGGTGATGAGCAAGTGCATATCTGGCGCCGGTCTTATGATGTGCTGCCGCCAGCTATGGCTAAAGATGACCAATACTCAGCACACACTGACCGCCGCTATGCTAACCTTGATGATACTGTTGTACCTGATGCCGAAAATCTGAAAGTGACTTTGGAGAGGGCTTTGCCATTTTGGGAAGATAAGATTGCGCCAGCTCTTAAAGATGGGAAAAATGTGTTTATCGGTGCTCACGGCAACTCGATTCGCGCTCTTGTAAAACATATTAAACAATTGTCAGATGACGATATCATGGGAGTTGAGATTCCCAACTTCCCGCCTCTTGTTTTTGAATTTGATAAGGATTTAAATGTTACAGCAGAATACTATCTCGGTCAAGAATAG
- a CDS encoding dihydroorotate oxidase — protein sequence MVSTQTTIGDFHFDNCLMNAAGVFCMTKDELAAIEQSAAGSFVTKTGTLTKREGNPKPRYADTALGSINSMGLPNFGYQYYLDYVIDLQKQDGSKPHFLSVVGMSPEETHHILKAVQASDYQGLVELNLSCPNVPGKPQIAYDFETTQNILQEVFTYYQKPLGLKLPPYFDMVHFDQAAQIFNQFPLTFVNCINSIGNGLVIEDEQAVIKPKNGFGGIGGDYVKPTALANVHAFYQRLKPSIRIVGTGGVKSGRDAFEHILCGASMVQLGTVLHQEGPEVFTRITAELKAIMKIKGYENLADFRGKLRYIND from the coding sequence ATGGTTTCAACACAAACGACAATCGGAGATTTTCATTTTGACAACTGCCTTATGAATGCTGCGGGTGTTTTTTGCATGACAAAGGATGAACTGGCAGCCATTGAACAATCAGCAGCCGGTTCTTTTGTAACAAAAACCGGAACTCTCACAAAGCGTGAGGGCAACCCAAAACCGCGTTATGCTGACACTGCCTTAGGCTCTATCAATTCTATGGGGCTGCCAAATTTCGGCTACCAGTACTATCTGGATTATGTTATCGATCTGCAAAAACAAGACGGCAGTAAACCTCACTTCCTCTCAGTGGTCGGCATGTCACCTGAAGAAACCCATCATATTTTAAAAGCTGTTCAGGCTTCTGATTATCAGGGGTTAGTTGAGCTCAATCTTTCCTGTCCAAATGTCCCCGGCAAACCGCAGATCGCTTATGACTTTGAAACAACTCAAAATATTCTTCAGGAAGTCTTCACTTATTACCAGAAACCGCTTGGCCTTAAACTGCCCCCTTATTTTGATATGGTCCATTTTGATCAGGCAGCGCAGATTTTCAATCAATTCCCCTTAACTTTTGTCAACTGCATTAATTCTATCGGCAATGGTTTGGTGATTGAAGATGAGCAAGCAGTCATCAAACCTAAAAATGGATTTGGCGGTATCGGCGGTGACTATGTTAAACCAACAGCGCTGGCTAATGTCCATGCTTTTTATCAGCGGTTGAAGCCAAGTATCCGGATTGTCGGAACCGGAGGCGTCAAATCCGGCCGTGATGCTTTTGAGCATATCCTTTGCGGTGCCAGCATGGTGCAGCTGGGAACCGTTTTACATCAAGAAGGGCCGGAGGTTTTTACCCGCATCACAGCTGAACTAAAGGCCATCATGAAAATCAAAGGTTATGAAAATTTAGCCGATTTTCGCGGAAAACTTCGCTATATTAATGATTAA
- a CDS encoding HU family DNA-binding protein, with protein sequence MANKQDLIAKVAEATQLTKKDSAAAVDAVFAAVSDYLSKGEKVQLIGFGNFEVRERAARKGRNPQTGQEIEIAASKVPAFKAGKALKDAVK encoded by the coding sequence ATGGCTAACAAACAAGATTTGATTGCAAAAGTAGCAGAAGCTACTCAATTGACTAAAAAAGATTCAGCTGCAGCAGTCGATGCTGTCTTTGCAGCAGTTTCAGATTACCTTTCTAAAGGTGAAAAAGTTCAATTAATTGGCTTTGGTAACTTTGAAGTGCGTGAACGTGCAGCCCGCAAAGGCCGCAACCCACAAACTGGCCAAGAAATCGAAATTGCTGCTTCTAAAGTACCGGCATTCAAAGCTGGTAAAGCACTTAAAGACGCTGTAAAATAA